A genomic segment from Chloroflexota bacterium encodes:
- the pssE gene encoding PssE/Cps14G family polysaccharide biosynthesis glycosyltransferase, with translation MIFVTVGTTDFDALVKAADQIATDSNETTVIQIGHGLIEPRHARWFRFEPSLEPYYDQADLVITHGGMGTVTEVLRRGLPVIGVSNPDRFDRHQDQILRAFGEAGHLIWCRNLADLPAAVLLARRTQFVPYQLPPSTIHQVITAYLHKLEEKA, from the coding sequence ATGATTTTCGTCACCGTAGGCACCACCGATTTCGACGCACTGGTCAAGGCAGCCGACCAGATCGCAACCGATTCGAATGAAACCACTGTTATCCAGATTGGCCACGGTTTGATCGAGCCACGCCATGCCCGATGGTTTCGATTTGAGCCCTCACTTGAGCCCTATTACGATCAGGCTGATCTTGTCATCACCCATGGTGGTATGGGCACGGTGACTGAGGTATTGCGTCGCGGCTTGCCTGTCATAGGAGTCTCAAATCCAGACCGCTTCGACCGCCACCAGGATCAGATTCTACGCGCCTTCGGAGAGGCCGGGCACCTGATCTGGTGTCGAAATCTGGCAGATCTGCCGGCGGCTGTGTTGCTCGCCCGTCGCACTCAGTTCGTTCCATACCAGCTACCGCCGTCAACCATTCATCAGGTAATCACGGCCTATCTTCATAAGTTGGAGGAAAAGGCATGA
- the pssD gene encoding PssD/Cps14F family polysaccharide biosynthesis glycosyltransferase, whose protein sequence is MKQPLRILVVLGEGGHTRQMLRLLDQLGPSYDYHYLIAEQDRLSEGKIRFPGEIYQAGRPRTKVEGKTDSSTVAAWQTMRSTSQLWPTMRQIRPDVVLANGPSIAVPPMVLGKLLGARIVWLESASRVFEMSTSGRIVYRFSDLFFVQWPQLQDQYPRAIYAGRLV, encoded by the coding sequence ATGAAACAACCACTGCGCATCCTGGTTGTCCTTGGCGAGGGAGGCCATACCCGGCAGATGTTGCGCCTGCTTGATCAGCTCGGTCCTTCCTACGACTATCACTATCTGATAGCCGAGCAGGACAGGCTCTCTGAGGGCAAGATTCGTTTTCCTGGAGAGATTTACCAGGCGGGCAGGCCTCGCACCAAGGTTGAGGGGAAAACAGACTCCTCGACCGTTGCTGCCTGGCAGACAATGCGCAGCACCTCACAGCTGTGGCCAACCATGCGCCAGATTCGCCCCGACGTGGTTCTGGCCAACGGTCCCTCGATCGCGGTGCCACCCATGGTACTCGGAAAGCTCCTGGGCGCCCGCATCGTTTGGCTGGAATCTGCGTCCAGGGTCTTTGAAATGAGTACCAGCGGTCGCATCGTCTACCGTTTTTCCGACCTCTTTTTCGTGCAGTGGCCCCAACTTCAGGATCAGTACCCAAGAGCGATCTATGCGGGCAGGCTTGTCTGA
- a CDS encoding glycosyltransferase family 4 protein, with the protein MNKKPLDFQKTSVCIVGPFPPRDGDVAIQAELLSRSLAQEGATVRQVNTDVGLVRRLPVIGIHLLPLVQVPLVVLRLLLAVPRCDIVHAYAASYWGFYLPVVLAWLLGRLFGRRVVMTYTGGAGATFLEQSSHWVFPLWRRMDAVAVTSEYLQGICRRYGLDATVVSTLIPLEHFPFTARESWPPMVIWTGPLEPHANPTMALRTLALLQQTVPETRLLMTGQGALADEVNRLAHDTGVAHTVAYLPWLPTHQRHQLIQQASVIWVTALEDNLPQSLLEAAACGTVVVGTDVGGIPELLHDGVDALLVRPNDAERMAAGTAQVLRRPVLAKGLAKNARLSVERFTWEQVREGIAQLYFRVAGDERPDAPQQRFGGLPWSIDDVEGHTEFLWSEPNSEKEEVDSADTGANASRRG; encoded by the coding sequence GTGAACAAGAAACCCCTCGATTTCCAGAAAACCAGCGTCTGTATCGTCGGTCCCTTCCCACCCCGGGATGGTGACGTGGCTATCCAGGCCGAACTTCTCAGCCGGTCTCTGGCCCAGGAAGGAGCCACGGTCCGCCAGGTCAATACCGACGTTGGGCTGGTGCGTCGCCTGCCTGTCATCGGCATCCACTTGCTCCCTCTGGTGCAAGTTCCGCTCGTGGTTTTGCGGCTGCTCCTGGCGGTGCCCCGCTGCGATATCGTTCATGCCTACGCGGCCAGCTATTGGGGCTTCTATCTGCCTGTTGTTCTGGCCTGGCTATTGGGCAGGCTGTTCGGGCGACGGGTTGTGATGACCTACACTGGTGGCGCGGGTGCGACATTTCTGGAGCAGAGCAGCCATTGGGTTTTCCCTCTCTGGCGCCGCATGGATGCCGTCGCAGTGACCAGCGAATACCTGCAGGGCATTTGTCGCCGCTACGGGCTCGATGCTACAGTGGTAAGCACCCTTATCCCGCTGGAACACTTCCCATTTACCGCCAGGGAGAGCTGGCCTCCAATGGTGATCTGGACTGGGCCGCTGGAGCCCCATGCCAATCCGACCATGGCGCTACGGACCCTGGCTCTCTTGCAGCAAACTGTTCCGGAAACACGCCTGCTGATGACAGGACAGGGCGCATTGGCCGACGAGGTGAACCGGCTGGCCCACGACACAGGTGTTGCGCATACCGTTGCCTACCTGCCGTGGCTGCCCACCCATCAGCGACACCAACTCATCCAACAAGCCAGCGTGATCTGGGTGACTGCCCTGGAGGACAACCTGCCCCAGAGCCTTTTGGAGGCAGCCGCTTGCGGTACGGTCGTCGTCGGGACCGATGTGGGCGGAATCCCTGAGTTATTACATGATGGGGTCGATGCCCTGCTTGTCAGGCCGAACGATGCCGAACGTATGGCGGCGGGCACTGCACAGGTGTTGCGTCGCCCTGTACTGGCCAAAGGATTGGCAAAAAACGCTCGCCTGTCGGTCGAGCGTTTTACCTGGGAACAGGTTCGTGAGGGAATTGCCCAGCTCTATTTCCGTGTCGCCGGAGATGAAAGACCGGACGCGCCTCAGCAACGCTTCGGTGGTCTACCCTGGTCAATTGACGATGTTGAAGGCCACACCGAATTCCTCTGGTCCGAACCCAACAGCGAGAAAGAGGAGGTTGACTCCGCCGATACCGGGGCGAATGCTTCCCGGCGCGGCTGA
- a CDS encoding O-antigen ligase family protein, whose translation MNESSRLGKLAPYSNIILALLALLLGVLLGLFIVTPALDGFGGPLDRLSDLLLPVMGAAVLAMVGLFSPLAALLLWLLLAPYSSHIPLDISLGAGIPDLSLTRFMAGFLLLLVLAQAARGRLKLRPLTWADLAYGVFLFALGLGAFQSQLGTTFAIQSILDAYLVPFLALYLARQIVRDLGNLRWYTVALTIVGVSFAFLIIREQITGEVLLHTKESAAYSRSFRKIVSLMGNAAPMGVSTALTLPLALVALVQAWYARELPPRRRYLAVILLALATGIIALAVYMTYNRASWLGMALTVLALLLLRPRSRRVLLPVLLVAAIGGLVFWQAVASSAAVNERLLEDASLGYRATAANIAFEIARSDPIFGVGYFNFGPIAKASYGWDPLGQFGVFPPAHNTFLFLLVSGGLFALLAYLAWMALVAWGGIGRYALTARIDRPEVAMGKRDALAAGAAVYLTYFLASATFDNAEAIIMNLIFYMTLGAIWGATESMK comes from the coding sequence TTGAATGAATCCAGCCGGCTGGGCAAGTTGGCGCCCTATTCGAATATCATATTGGCTCTGTTGGCGTTGCTTCTTGGCGTGCTGTTAGGCCTGTTTATCGTCACACCGGCGTTGGATGGTTTCGGCGGTCCTCTGGATCGGCTGTCCGATTTGCTGCTACCTGTGATGGGGGCCGCAGTACTGGCAATGGTGGGCTTGTTCAGCCCGTTGGCAGCCCTTCTATTATGGCTGCTGCTGGCACCCTACAGCTCGCATATTCCGCTCGATATCTCATTGGGTGCCGGCATCCCCGATCTGTCTCTGACCCGCTTCATGGCTGGTTTTCTGCTCCTGTTGGTCCTTGCCCAGGCAGCGCGGGGCCGTCTGAAACTGCGGCCTTTAACGTGGGCAGATCTGGCCTACGGCGTCTTCCTGTTTGCCCTGGGTCTGGGTGCCTTCCAATCGCAGTTGGGCACGACTTTCGCAATTCAGTCCATTCTTGACGCCTATCTGGTGCCCTTTTTGGCGCTCTACCTGGCCCGTCAGATCGTGCGTGATCTGGGAAACTTGCGATGGTACACAGTGGCGCTGACCATCGTGGGGGTTTCCTTTGCCTTTCTCATTATCCGGGAACAAATAACCGGTGAGGTCTTGTTGCATACCAAAGAATCGGCTGCCTATAGCCGGAGTTTTCGCAAGATCGTCAGCCTGATGGGCAACGCTGCGCCCATGGGGGTGTCGACTGCGCTCACCTTGCCGTTGGCACTGGTGGCACTGGTCCAGGCCTGGTATGCCAGGGAACTGCCGCCCCGCCGACGGTACCTGGCTGTGATCCTGCTGGCTCTCGCTACCGGCATCATCGCCTTGGCTGTCTACATGACCTATAACCGGGCCAGTTGGCTTGGCATGGCATTGACGGTATTGGCTCTGCTTCTGCTGCGTCCGAGATCGCGTCGAGTCTTGTTGCCCGTGCTTCTGGTAGCAGCGATCGGTGGTCTGGTTTTTTGGCAGGCCGTGGCCTCCAGCGCCGCTGTCAACGAACGGCTACTGGAGGATGCTTCCCTTGGTTATCGTGCAACTGCTGCGAACATCGCCTTTGAAATCGCACGCAGCGATCCGATTTTCGGCGTAGGCTACTTTAATTTTGGTCCTATTGCCAAGGCCAGTTACGGGTGGGATCCTTTGGGTCAATTTGGTGTCTTTCCCCCGGCCCACAACACCTTCCTGTTTCTCCTGGTGTCGGGTGGCCTCTTTGCGTTGCTGGCCTACCTGGCCTGGATGGCACTGGTTGCCTGGGGCGGGATAGGTCGATACGCGCTGACTGCCAGGATCGATCGGCCTGAGGTGGCGATGGGGAAGCGGGATGCGCTTGCTGCCGGCGCAGCAGTCTATCTGACCTATTTCCTCGCGTCTGCCACCTTTGACAACGCGGAGGCGATCATCATGAACCTTATCTTTTATATGACCTTGGGGGCTATCTGGGGCGCAACCGAGTCGATGAAGTAA
- a CDS encoding universal stress protein: MRTLVCVADMPFAAPTVRYAGVISRLMPGVVTVLNVSDQPVDETEARETLSQAMRLLPGLEIEGLTLQGKPEEQIAHHIETNNYDLVIMGERESGLTDLFPSSVVRSVANRVPAPIMVVKRERPSVERILLCLAGRENENGAVSLAARLAMGANARVTLLHVTDPLPSLYTGLATMEEKLAELLQTDTPVAQHLRKASAAFVDREIPTVLKLRHGSISHEILAEAEERNYDLIVIGRTQPVSRIRRLWTRDVSKEVFDNARCPVLSVAHR, from the coding sequence ATGAGAACTCTTGTATGTGTTGCTGACATGCCCTTTGCTGCACCGACAGTTCGCTACGCCGGCGTAATCAGTCGCCTGATGCCCGGCGTAGTCACCGTACTGAACGTATCGGATCAACCGGTTGACGAGACCGAGGCACGGGAAACCCTTTCCCAGGCAATGCGATTGTTACCTGGACTGGAGATAGAAGGTCTGACCCTTCAGGGAAAACCAGAAGAGCAGATTGCCCATCACATCGAGACCAACAATTATGATCTGGTAATTATGGGAGAACGCGAGAGCGGGCTCACCGATCTTTTTCCCAGTTCGGTGGTTCGTTCGGTGGCCAACCGCGTGCCAGCCCCTATCATGGTTGTCAAAAGGGAAAGGCCATCGGTAGAACGAATTCTGCTCTGTCTGGCAGGCCGGGAAAATGAAAATGGCGCGGTTAGCCTGGCCGCACGTCTGGCGATGGGGGCCAACGCCAGAGTTACCCTGCTCCATGTGACCGACCCCCTGCCAAGCCTTTACACCGGTCTGGCAACAATGGAAGAAAAGCTGGCGGAACTTCTGCAAACGGATACACCTGTCGCCCAGCATCTTCGAAAAGCGTCAGCGGCCTTTGTCGATCGCGAGATCCCGACGGTGCTCAAGCTGCGCCACGGCAGCATCTCCCATGAAATCCTGGCGGAGGCTGAGGAGCGAAACTACGATCTTATCGTCATTGGCCGCACGCAGCCGGTCAGCCGGATTCGCAGGCTATGGACCAGGGATGTATCAAAGGAAGTCTTCGATAATGCCCGCTGTCCCGTGCTGTCGGTCGCGCACCGATGA
- a CDS encoding sulfite exporter TauE/SafE family protein produces MYFPIADVFIDPLYLLAIGFLVGVLGGFFGVGGGFIASPMMFLAGVPMNFVVGTDLAHMTGKSIVAAKRHRTLGHVDFKLGLVMVLATIPGVELGARIVEELQRIGMVDQVIGITYIVILLVIGAFTAWESLQAMRMVRIQRLDAQDAVAFRNITQRMHRIQLWPMVSFPASGIGAISLWVVLGVGFISGVLAGTLGVGGGFIRMPLLVYVVGMPTHVAIGTDLFEIVISASYGTLTHAVKGNVDIMIALVMGTGGAIGAQIGAVSTNYFAGPRIRLLFSILPLFGALLMAAQLLGINMPGL; encoded by the coding sequence ATGTACTTCCCGATCGCTGATGTATTTATCGATCCCCTCTACCTATTAGCTATTGGATTTCTGGTCGGAGTCCTGGGTGGCTTTTTTGGCGTTGGCGGCGGCTTCATCGCATCGCCGATGATGTTTTTGGCCGGCGTGCCAATGAACTTCGTTGTCGGCACCGATCTGGCCCACATGACCGGGAAATCGATCGTGGCAGCAAAGCGTCACCGCACCCTGGGGCATGTAGATTTTAAGCTGGGCCTGGTCATGGTCCTGGCCACAATCCCTGGCGTTGAGCTGGGCGCCAGGATTGTGGAGGAGTTGCAACGCATCGGCATGGTCGATCAGGTCATCGGTATCACCTATATTGTGATTCTGCTGGTCATCGGCGCCTTTACCGCCTGGGAGAGCCTGCAGGCGATGCGCATGGTGCGAATCCAGCGATTGGACGCCCAGGATGCCGTGGCATTCAGAAATATCACCCAACGCATGCACCGCATTCAATTGTGGCCAATGGTGTCCTTTCCTGCCTCCGGGATCGGTGCGATCTCGCTATGGGTCGTGTTGGGAGTGGGTTTCATCTCAGGTGTTCTGGCTGGCACACTGGGTGTTGGCGGAGGCTTCATTCGCATGCCACTGCTGGTATACGTCGTGGGCATGCCCACCCACGTGGCCATTGGCACCGACCTCTTCGAAATTGTGATTTCGGCAAGCTACGGCACTCTGACCCATGCGGTCAAGGGTAACGTTGACATCATGATCGCTCTGGTGATGGGGACAGGGGGCGCGATCGGGGCACAGATTGGCGCCGTATCCACCAACTATTTTGCCGGCCCCCGCATCCGGCTGTTGTTTTCGATACTGCCCCTGTTTGGCGCCTTGCTGATGGCGGCCCAACTCCTGGGGATCAACATGCCCGGGCTATGA
- a CDS encoding SdrD B-like domain-containing protein, whose translation MSKKSEDNGSHDSGEDLPVDERAISKTTLDESHQAAVNETKMIALDAQTDAGTLSDDVAVESLVGAAREEAESLEPASTTAQVADLPMIEEESIPPPRREMPGEVPPGAAAPPLVVETDRSGSSTAGCLQSVAMMVVGALLGAALVLSILFAINRDLSWAPRSDVDLLADEAKNLRTGLSVVGGSVQILQNRAGSLEDAAGSLEGSVDSLDDALESLRESSMDQAGLLDSHGSRLENAETGLSETRGGIVSLRQKVSVLDPLQTQVNTLDERIAGVAGDVVTLRDELGTVDGDLQALGGQVDEMAQSTQRSEEFLEGLQTLLAALYLEDPAVTRAITPSQAITIPESLAAGEIFTVTVVPTGTIIAGDAITESVQLTATPAVTDTATLTGTPAVDLVSPDVTAAPTETPAPTESPTAAPVSLSGSSRIQGVIFEDLNRNGLWEDEAEAGLPGVQVVLLTSGQTEVASAITNETGEFAFDRVEPGLYVVVQRDPEGYTSSTLNTLTLILRDGSITNVHFGDFPDDQ comes from the coding sequence ATGTCCAAAAAGTCTGAAGATAACGGCAGTCACGACTCTGGCGAGGATCTGCCGGTAGATGAGCGAGCCATATCCAAGACGACTCTGGACGAATCTCATCAGGCTGCCGTGAACGAAACAAAAATGATTGCACTGGACGCCCAAACTGACGCCGGTACCCTCTCTGACGATGTGGCTGTGGAGTCTTTGGTTGGCGCGGCCCGGGAAGAAGCGGAGTCGCTCGAACCGGCCTCAACCACCGCTCAAGTGGCTGATCTGCCGATGATTGAGGAGGAATCGATACCACCACCGAGGCGCGAGATGCCTGGTGAGGTTCCGCCGGGCGCTGCCGCACCGCCCCTGGTGGTCGAAACAGATAGATCAGGCAGTTCCACCGCCGGGTGTCTGCAGAGTGTTGCCATGATGGTGGTCGGGGCACTCCTGGGAGCGGCGTTGGTATTGAGCATCTTGTTTGCTATCAACCGAGATCTGAGCTGGGCGCCCCGAAGTGATGTCGATCTCCTTGCTGACGAGGCCAAAAATCTGCGGACTGGCCTGTCTGTGGTGGGAGGAAGCGTTCAGATATTGCAGAATCGAGCAGGCAGCCTGGAAGATGCTGCAGGTTCTCTGGAAGGTTCCGTCGACAGCCTGGATGATGCGCTGGAATCGTTGCGGGAGTCCTCCATGGATCAAGCTGGGCTACTCGATAGCCATGGGTCGCGGCTGGAAAATGCCGAAACCGGATTGTCTGAAACGAGAGGTGGGATCGTTTCCCTGAGGCAAAAGGTGAGCGTTCTCGATCCATTGCAAACCCAGGTGAACACGTTGGACGAAAGAATCGCCGGTGTGGCCGGGGATGTGGTTACCTTGCGGGATGAGTTGGGGACGGTCGATGGTGACCTGCAGGCTCTCGGCGGCCAGGTCGATGAAATGGCTCAAAGTACTCAGCGGTCTGAGGAGTTTCTGGAGGGCCTTCAGACTCTCCTGGCTGCACTTTATCTGGAAGACCCTGCGGTGACCCGCGCGATCACTCCTTCACAGGCGATCACGATACCTGAGTCGCTTGCAGCCGGAGAAATATTTACAGTTACGGTTGTTCCCACCGGGACCATCATTGCCGGCGACGCCATCACCGAATCTGTCCAACTCACCGCGACGCCAGCAGTCACCGACACCGCTACCTTGACGGGAACGCCTGCGGTTGATCTGGTCTCGCCAGATGTCACAGCGGCGCCGACTGAGACACCCGCTCCGACCGAGAGTCCGACGGCGGCGCCTGTCTCTCTCAGTGGCAGCAGTCGCATACAGGGAGTTATCTTCGAGGACTTGAATCGAAACGGGTTGTGGGAGGACGAAGCCGAAGCCGGGTTGCCGGGGGTTCAGGTCGTTCTTCTGACGTCTGGTCAAACTGAAGTTGCCAGCGCCATTACCAATGAGACAGGAGAATTTGCTTTTGACCGGGTTGAGCCAGGTTTGTATGTTGTGGTGCAGAGGGACCCAGAGGGATATACCTCGTCGACACTCAACACACTGACGCTGATCCTGCGGGATGGTTCGATTACGAACGTGCATTTCGGTGATTTTCCGGACGACCAATAA
- a CDS encoding DUF389 domain-containing protein, which yields MPPEETQRRAKVRYTRELGFRQVVSLGLRAALPVVAFLSLGETVRLSGADATLALVLAVVVWLPTILSYLELAQHTPVGGIYETIAKQKEGFFPFVATWVFLLALLLAAGLLARQTARLLIPGLAPFPLLATSPYAIPILAIVVLLVAFLIAIFRRRPWHRADDAILFGGIVAILIVFVVSLVGEGFPRPTGSLGTPGFGGALTGALPLILIVGVVEAVGEWKADLRRTGGDSNKFSLFTLAILVVLTALILIASLRMDPFHLATGGLAAVLNQANLQATWLVVTVLFTLLLINAMSSLLLRANRILRQLAREGFLPDRRDKKRNYSAGVLTAALLAAFAALLEGNTGFAALTGMALLFAACVNFADIFFRPKIPEDPGESKAQGLFRLPFPPLIPAAGLVATLLLSTVAGLVPYISIAVALAAAFLIFLLFGRDAHKEAQEVKATIRKEAAESEVVVDRFRVLVPLVGTPAEHRALLRLATDIARAEDGEVLAVQVISLPPQLTRAEGARMARERTQLLNWSLGQVTGDVPFTPITRIGRDPGHAIVDTAREEDADMILITWRPEESTENENGDLDTRSANERRRLVGQLVQGTPCTVVALDGELKQQTQRILLPTAGGPHAREAAGLALKLARIWDAQVVGVYIVRKGPNELNASRARDLVKSTFEDLPDADHARIKLVNSQEPIAAALVEEAEQQYDLIMLGATNEGLLDRVLFGDIPHQVVERTETPAIMVRSAQPEREAFARLWWDRTQSLLPVLDGEEQLALHRTLQAGANPSVSYFVLIVLSAIIATLGLWQNSGAVIIGAMLVAPLMTPIMATSLGIVMSDARMIRISVEATVKGVAAGIGVALIISLIVPEMRIGSEIMSRTQPTVLDLVIALASGAAGAYAIGRKEVSAALPGVAIAAALMPPLCTVGIGLALFSGAIAGGAMLLFLTNLIAITMAGGLVFLLLGVRPLKGSRTDQQRLKRSWWIALLLLVLISIPLTLIGIGSVEEVRFETAVKKVMNAALDPYADSQLLEVRVDRRGKVLKVYARVSSTAEAIDPLIVEEMSQELAEETGRPVHLEVDVQPVIRLKARSP from the coding sequence ATGCCTCCAGAAGAAACCCAACGACGCGCCAAAGTGCGTTACACCCGAGAGCTGGGATTCCGGCAGGTGGTGAGCCTTGGCCTTCGTGCCGCCCTGCCCGTCGTAGCTTTTCTTTCGCTGGGTGAAACGGTTCGGCTAAGTGGTGCAGATGCAACGCTGGCCCTTGTGCTGGCTGTCGTTGTCTGGCTTCCCACGATCTTGAGTTACCTGGAACTGGCGCAGCACACACCAGTCGGTGGCATCTACGAGACCATCGCCAAGCAGAAAGAAGGCTTTTTCCCCTTTGTGGCCACCTGGGTCTTCCTGTTAGCTCTTTTGCTTGCAGCGGGATTGCTCGCTCGCCAGACAGCCAGGCTGCTCATTCCCGGCTTGGCTCCCTTTCCGCTGTTAGCGACCAGCCCATACGCTATCCCCATCCTTGCAATCGTTGTTCTGCTGGTCGCGTTCTTGATCGCCATTTTCCGCCGGCGCCCATGGCACAGGGCAGACGATGCGATTCTGTTCGGTGGAATCGTCGCGATTCTCATTGTATTCGTGGTGTCCCTGGTTGGTGAGGGCTTTCCGCGGCCCACAGGCAGTCTCGGTACACCCGGGTTCGGCGGCGCATTGACGGGTGCGTTGCCGCTCATCCTGATCGTGGGAGTCGTCGAAGCGGTCGGCGAGTGGAAGGCTGATCTTCGGCGTACGGGCGGGGACAGCAACAAGTTTTCCCTTTTTACCCTGGCGATCCTGGTTGTCCTCACGGCGCTCATCCTGATCGCAAGTCTCCGGATGGATCCCTTTCACCTGGCGACCGGGGGGCTGGCGGCGGTGCTGAATCAAGCTAATCTGCAAGCAACCTGGCTCGTCGTCACAGTCTTGTTTACGCTCCTGCTGATCAATGCCATGAGCTCATTGCTGCTTCGGGCAAACCGAATTCTGCGCCAACTGGCCAGGGAAGGATTTCTTCCCGATCGGCGAGACAAAAAGAGAAATTATTCAGCAGGAGTACTCACGGCCGCCTTGCTCGCCGCGTTTGCTGCGTTGCTGGAGGGCAATACGGGCTTTGCGGCTCTGACCGGCATGGCGTTGCTCTTCGCAGCCTGCGTTAACTTTGCCGACATCTTTTTCCGTCCCAAAATACCTGAGGACCCGGGCGAAAGCAAGGCGCAGGGATTGTTCCGCCTGCCCTTTCCACCCCTGATACCGGCAGCTGGTTTGGTCGCTACCCTGTTATTGAGCACTGTGGCAGGGTTGGTGCCCTATATCAGCATTGCAGTTGCCCTGGCCGCCGCTTTTTTGATCTTTTTGCTTTTCGGCCGTGATGCCCACAAGGAAGCGCAGGAAGTCAAGGCCACAATCCGCAAGGAAGCTGCGGAATCCGAGGTGGTCGTTGATCGATTCCGGGTCTTGGTGCCCCTGGTAGGGACACCAGCCGAACACCGCGCCTTGCTGCGACTTGCCACCGATATCGCCCGGGCCGAGGATGGCGAAGTTTTGGCAGTTCAGGTCATTTCCCTACCACCTCAATTGACCCGAGCGGAAGGCGCACGGATGGCCAGGGAACGTACTCAGCTCCTGAATTGGTCGCTGGGCCAGGTTACCGGTGATGTGCCCTTTACACCGATAACCCGCATCGGGCGCGATCCAGGACATGCGATTGTGGATACTGCCCGCGAAGAAGATGCGGACATGATCCTGATTACCTGGCGGCCGGAGGAGTCAACCGAAAACGAGAATGGCGATCTTGATACAAGAAGCGCGAATGAACGACGGCGTCTGGTCGGTCAGCTCGTGCAGGGCACGCCCTGCACAGTCGTAGCTCTGGATGGCGAACTCAAGCAGCAAACCCAACGTATTTTATTGCCTACGGCCGGTGGCCCACATGCCCGGGAGGCGGCTGGTCTTGCCCTGAAACTGGCACGGATATGGGACGCTCAAGTGGTTGGTGTCTACATTGTGAGGAAGGGGCCGAATGAGCTAAATGCCAGCAGGGCACGCGATCTCGTGAAGAGCACCTTTGAGGACCTGCCTGACGCCGATCACGCAAGAATCAAACTTGTCAACAGTCAGGAACCCATCGCGGCAGCTCTGGTCGAGGAAGCCGAGCAGCAATATGATCTGATTATGTTGGGCGCGACCAACGAGGGCCTGCTGGACCGGGTGTTGTTCGGGGATATCCCCCATCAGGTGGTGGAACGCACCGAAACGCCAGCGATCATGGTGCGTTCGGCTCAACCCGAGCGGGAGGCATTTGCTCGACTCTGGTGGGATCGCACTCAGAGTCTACTGCCCGTGCTGGACGGCGAGGAGCAGTTGGCTTTGCACCGCACGTTGCAGGCGGGTGCCAATCCCAGTGTGAGTTACTTCGTGCTCATCGTGCTGTCGGCGATCATTGCCACCCTGGGCCTGTGGCAGAATAGTGGTGCTGTTATCATCGGCGCGATGCTTGTGGCGCCCCTGATGACTCCCATCATGGCGACAAGCCTTGGCATCGTAATGAGCGATGCAAGGATGATTCGCATTTCCGTGGAAGCCACGGTGAAAGGGGTCGCGGCAGGCATTGGCGTTGCACTTATCATCAGCCTGATCGTTCCGGAAATGCGGATCGGTAGCGAGATCATGTCTCGAACCCAACCTACCGTGTTGGACCTGGTCATCGCTCTGGCATCAGGGGCTGCAGGGGCCTACGCCATCGGGCGCAAGGAGGTCTCGGCAGCCCTGCCTGGTGTGGCCATCGCCGCTGCCTTGATGCCTCCTCTCTGCACCGTTGGCATCGGCCTGGCCTTGTTTTCGGGAGCGATCGCCGGTGGCGCGATGCTGCTTTTTCTCACCAATCTGATCGCGATTACGATGGCCGGTGGGCTTGTCTTCCTCCTTCTTGGGGTCCGTCCATTGAAGGGAAGTCGCACCGACCAGCAACGCCTCAAGCGAAGCTGGTGGATCGCCCTTTTGTTGCTGGTACTCATCAGTATTCCACTAACCCTGATCGGGATTGGCAGTGTTGAGGAGGTCCGGTTCGAGACCGCGGTAAAGAAGGTGATGAATGCGGCGCTGGATCCCTATGCCGATAGCCAACTGCTGGAAGTTCGGGTGGATCGCCGCGGCAAGGTACTGAAGGTCTATGCCCGGGTATCTTCTACCGCAGAAGCCATTGATCCTCTGATCGTGGAAGAGATGAGCCAGGAACTGGCCGAGGAGACTGGACGGCCCGTCCACCTCGAGGTTGATGTTCAGCCGGTGATCAGGTTGAAAGCGCGCAGTCCATGA